A DNA window from Setaria viridis chromosome 2, Setaria_viridis_v4.0, whole genome shotgun sequence contains the following coding sequences:
- the LOC117844144 gene encoding F-box protein SKIP19-like, whose translation MPLSTLPAAAEAAPAPAPAAGISAELGGLPPELISCILHRLDPFQIMLDADKVCRSWRRAARDEPELWRRIDMRGYQALSDRNLVDLNQMIDAVRRSQGQCQAFWGEGTSLHYGVLRCLADQ comes from the coding sequence ATGCCCTTGTCGACCCTTCcagccgcggcggaggcggcgccggcaccagcgccggccgccggaaTCAGTGCCGAACTGGGCGGGCTTCCGCCGGAACTCATCTCCTGCATCCTCCACAGGCTCGACCCGTTCCAGATCATGCTGGACGCCGACAAGGTGTGCCGCTcctggcgccgcgccgcgcgggacGAGCCCGAGCTCTGGCGCCGCATCGACATGCGAGGCTACCAGGCGCTCTCCGACCGGAACCTGGTCGACCTCAACCAGATGATCGACGCCGTGCGGCGCAGCCAGGGGCAGTGCCAAGCGTTCTGGGGAGAGGGCACCAGCCTCCACTACGGCGTCCTCCGCTGCCTCGCCGACCAGTGA